TTTTGGAGATGTTCCATTGCCGCTGAGTACTGATTTCAATAAAACAGCCAGCCTTTCAAGAGCTCCTGTTACCAAAGTATACGATCAGATCAAAACAGATCTTGTGAAGGCGAGATCCCTTCTGACAGATAATTTCAAAATAGGAAAAGAAGAAAAGATCAGGGTCACCAAATGGTTTGCAGAAGCGCTGTTAGCCAGGGTGTACCTGTATACAGGAGAATACCAGCAGGCCATCACCAGTGCATCTGCCGTGATTGCCATGTCTGACCTCTTCTCCATTGAACCTGATCTTAATAAGGTTTTTCAGAAGAACAGCACCGAAGCCATCTTACAACTTAAACAAACTAACGAGAATTCTTCGCTGAAAAATGCTACGCCGGAAGGTTTTCTTCTATACCATTTTCCCAATGGCTCAGGCACTCCACCCAGCTTTTATTTATCAGAACCCCTGTTGAATGCATTTGAAGCAAACGACAAAAGAAAAACCAGCTGGACCAAACAGGATGGCGCATATGTAAGTGTTGAGAAGTACAAAACAGGACAGTGGAATGGCGTATTCAATGCAGTACAAACCGAATACTATACAGTAATGCGACTGGCAGAACTTTACCTGATCAGGGCAGAAGCACAGCTGTTATTTTCCGATGCCAATAAAGACCTGGCCATTGCCGATCTGAATGAGCTCAGGCAAAGAGCCGATGTAGATAACCTGCCGCTAACACTCAGTGCCGGGGAAGTAAAAGAAGCCATTGCACATGAGCGGCAGGTAGAACTGTTTGCAGAATGGGGACACAGATGGTTCGATCTGAAAAGGACCGGAAAAGCTGCAGCCGTTTTGTCGCAGATCTCCTATAAAACGCCCTGGTACGGTAATTACCAGTTATTGTATCCCATCCCATTGAATGAGATCAAATACAATAATAACCTGGTGCAAAACCCTGAATACACACAGTAACCACTTACTGAAAAGATCAGAAAAACATTTACCGACATTATTTAAAGGAAATCTATGATCCGCATATATTCCCAACGGAACTTTTCCCGCTTTATCCGGGAAAGATCGATTGTTCTTATTGCTCTCATTCTTGTAACTGTATTTGCTTCCTGCAAAAAAATAAACTTTGAAGGAAGTCCGGGCACACTGGCTGTATTCAATGCACTGGATGATCAGATCAACCTGTACACGAATTTTTCGGGCAGCCACCCATTCAATTACAGTACTGCAAGCCTGATCAGGAACAAGGAATTTCAGCCAAACAATTACCGCTATAAAATTGACAGGGCTCCACTACCACTGGCTTTGTTCGCATCCACAGATACATTGCCCAAGGATGAGCCTGTATTAAAACTGGATCTTGATCTGAAAGCAGGTGATACTTATTCTCTCTTTGTATATGGCCAAAAAGATGCTGCAAAACATCTGTTGCTGAAAGACCTGATACCTGGCGTGAAAGAAAAGGACAGCCTTGTATGGGTGAGGTTCATCAACCTGAGCGGGTTCCCAAATATCAGTTTCAATATTGCGGGTAACGATCCGGGGGCTCTGGTAAGTGATCTGGCATATGAACAAAACAGCGGATTCCTTCAGCTTCCTGCCGACCATACCGTATTCAATTATGTTTTTGAAGTCAGGGATAAGAGTACCGGTTCTTTGCTCTTTTCATTGACAACTGAACGGATCAATGATTACACCAATCTTTACAATGGATGGTTCAACCGGCCCAACACACTTGTTTTTGCCGGTATACCGGGAGCTTCAGGAACCAATGCTCCAAAGCTTTTCATGATGGCTAACCGATAACGCTATTACCTGTAAATTAATTTAACCTACATATTGATGACGACCATTTTAAAAGTGGAGAACCTCTCCCATAGGTATTCCAGTGCCTGGGCTATCCGTGATATCAATTTCGAGATCGGCCAGCATGGTGTAATTGGCCTGCTCGGTTCCAACGGCGCCGGCAAATCTACCACCATGAATATCATTTGTGGCGTACTGAACCAGACGGAAGGAAATGTAATTATCAACGGGATCAATAAGAAAGATAATCCAAGGCTCGCGAAAACGCAGTTGGGTTTTCTGCCGCAGACCCCGCCATTGTATACAGATTTCACTGTCAGTGAATACCTCACTTATACTGCTGATCTGCGTTTTATGGATAAGAAGCTTATTAAAAAAGCTGTGGCCGAAGTGATGGATAAAACAGGTATCTCTCATTTCAGTTCAAGGCTGATCAAGAACCTTTCGGGTGGTTACAGGCAAAGAGTGGGCATTGCGCAAGCCATCATTCATAAACCCAAACTGGTGATCATGGATGAGCCTACCAATGGCCTTGATCCCAACCAGGTGATTGAAGCCAGGAAACTGATCAGGGAGATTGCGCTCGATCATACTGTACTATTATCGTCCCATGTGCTCTCTGAGATCAACCTGCTCTGCCGTGATATTATTATGATCGAAGGAGGAAGGATCGTGTTTTCAGATACCATGGATGCTTTTAACAATTACGCACAACCGAAGAGCATCCTGGCGGTGATGGATAGCCCGCCGCCTGCTGCAGCCATACAATCCATTCAAAACGTAACCAAAGTAGAATTCCTTTCAGACAAACAATGCCGGATCTGGTTTACCGGTTCTTCCGATATCACGCAAACGATCATTGCTGCCAGTATGCAACAGGATTGGAAGCTGAAAGAGATCAGCCTGGAAAAATCATTACTGGATGACGTTTTCAAACAGCTTTCCGGTTTTTAGTCATCCCTAATCAAAGCGCTTTATGAATATTATTTGGAAAATAGCCAGGGCGGAGTTGAGGAATCTTTTTTATTCTCCCATCGCCTGGCTGGTGATTGTAAGTTTTTATGTAGTGATAGCCGCGGTGTTCACGCTTTCTTTGGATGTACTCACAAGGTTACAGGATGTTACACTGGAAGTAAGGCCTGGATGGACAGGCTTTTCAATGGGTATTACCCGGTTAACGATGAGCGCTCAGTGCATGCAGGTAATGAATTTATTATACCTGTTCATCCCTTTGCTGACCATGGGAATTATCAACAGGGAGATCAGCAATGGAACTATCAAACTCCTGTATTCTTCGCCGGTGAGGTCGGTTGATATTGTGATAGGGAAATTCCTGGCGCTGGTGGTATTGAACACAGTGATGCTTTTGTCTCTGTTATTGTTCTTTGCCACTTCCTGGTTTGCTGTTCAGTTCCCGGAAATCAAATGGCATCTTTCCATGTTGCTTGGGCTCTTCCTTTTACTGAATACTTATGCTGCGATCGGGATCTTTCTTTCCTCCCTGACCAACTACCAGATTGTGGCGGCTGTGCTCACCTTTGCTGCTTTTTTTCTGCTTTCATTCATTGGATCATGGTGGCAGCAATATGATTTCTTCAGGGATATCTCTTTTGCACTTACCATAGCAGGAAAAGCAGAGAATATGATCATGGGATTGATCACCAGCAGGGATATTTTTTACTTTATCCTGTTGATCATATTGTTCCTGGGTTTTACCGTCATCCGGTTGAAAAGCACTCAAAGTACTATTTCAAAAGCAAGTCTTTTTGCCCGGTACACGGGGCTGCTGGTGGTGGTTACATTGCTGGGCTATTGTACTTCAAGATCAGGATATATCGGATACCTGGATGTTACAAAGGGCCAGAATAATACTATCACGGCGCCAATGCAGGAAGTGTTGAAAGAGCTGGATGGTTCACCGGTGGAGGTTACGCTCTATACAAATTTATTTGGAAGGGGTGTTGCAGAAGGTCTTCCTCAGTCAAGAAATGCATACTTATGGGGTTTCTGGGAAAAGTATAAAAGGTTCTATCCGAATATCAGTTTTGAATATGTTTATTACTACGACATAAAGGAGAACGACAGTAGTTTGTTCCGCAGGTATCCCGGCAAAACGATCGAGGAGATCAAGGACGTTTTTGGTGAATTATTGAATATCAGAACTTCTATTTTCAGAGCACCTGAAGAAGTGAGGCAAATGATCGATCTGAGTCAGGAAGACCTGGGAACAGTAATGGAAGTTTCTTATAAGGGTAAGAAGGAACTTATGAGAACATTCGGTGAAACCGATATCTGGCCTCATGAAAGGTCTGTAGCCGGTACTTTAAAGCGGTTGACCAGGAAAGAGGATGTTCGCGTTGCCTATGTAAGCGGTAACTATGAACGAAATCCATACGGTAGCTATAACAGGGATTATTTTGTTCACCTGAATGATAAAGGGAACAGGGCGGCTGGTATCAATGCAGGCTTTGATACGGATACTATTTCCATTCTGAACAACGAAATACCTGCAGGCATCAACTTACTGGTGATTGCGGATCCCAAATCTGAATATAGTGAAGCAGAACAGGAGAGGATTACCAGGTACCTGCAGGAGGGAGGTAATGCTATGCTGCTGGGTGAACCTGGCAAACAGCATATTCTCAATCCCTTGATAAAGTCGCTGAGTATTTATTTGGAGCAAGGTACTGTTGTAACGCCCAATGCACATGAAATGCCACATATCCTGTCTTCGAAAGTTACCAGCAGGGGAGCAGCCATGTCTGATGAATGGGCTTTCTGGCATTCCAGGAAATATAAGACGCCTGTAGAGGAACGGGTTAAGTTGGTGGGTGCTACTACTCTCGCAACAATGGATTCAACTTCCTTTCGCATCGATACCATACTGATGGAAAGATCAGGAGAGAATATATGGCTGAAAAATGGGAAGCTTGTGGTGGATTCTGCTGCTCCCGTGTTTGCAGCTGGAGATCTGCGAAAGGATCTGTATGTAATGGCTATATCACTTAGCAGAAACATAAACGGAAAGGAGCAGCGTATCGTTGTTGCCGGAGATGGGGACCTGTTCAGCAATGAAAGATTTTCCAGTAACGGTTCCGGCTTTTCATTTTATAGCTGGCTACTGTACAACCAATATCCATTATACCCAAACAGACCAGATGATGGAGATAACAAGTTCACCATAAAGAATGACAGTGCAAAAATGATCCAATACATTTTGCTCTATACCGTGCCTGTATTATTGCTGCTTACATCCATCATCCTCCTGGTGCGCAGGAAAAGAAAATAGCCAATTTGCTGAGCAACCAGTGACTAAATAATTTGCCATGTTTTTACAAACTGACGATCAAACGATCGAAGACCTGCGGATCTTCGGCAAGCGAGACGGCCAGGGATTATTCGATCTCTACAATCATTCACATACCCGCGGCGCAGAAGCTGTATTGAAGGAAATGTTCACCAAACCCCTGAGTGATCAGCAGGAGATCAATCGCAGAAGCGATATCATCAAGAGCTTCGCGGGCATGAATATCTGCTTTCCATTCGAAGGAGCTTTATTCGATATGGCGGAAAAATACCTGATAGCTGCCGATGAACAGAAAAAACAGGGAACACAACATTCGGTACTCAGTGAAAAAGAGATCAGCAATGGCGTAACGGCGCTGATCACACTGGTACAGCAGATCAAGTCTTTCATTAATTCAAAGGAGGTCATAGCCATGGAATCCTGGTCAAAGGAAAGGGAGGCGATTGCCTCCTTCCTCCTCGACCCTGCTTTTGAACCGGTACTGCGTGAACAGCAAAAAGGGAAGGTTTCCTATGCAGCTGTCACCGCTTTCGATCTCCTGTTCCGGCTTCGGGAACGAAATAAAATTGAACAGCTGCTGGCGCAGATCTATCAGCTGGATGTTTATCTGTCTGTTGCTAAAGTGGCACGCGAACGAAAATTCGTTTTTCCCAAAGCGTTAGAAAAGGGGAAAAGCATATTGCGGCTTAAAGGTGTTTATCACCCTGAACTGGCAAAGCCGGTGAGTAATGATTTTTCGATGGATGCCTCAAATAACGTGGTGTTTCTCACCGGGGCGAATATGGCGGGAAAATCAACCTTCCTGCGATCTGTAAGCACAGCTATTTATGTGGCGCATATTGGCTTTCCTGTGGCTGCGGAGGAAATGGAATTCTCTGTGATGGATGGTATGTATACCACCATCAATCTGCCCGATAACCTGGGCATTGGCGCCAGCCATTTTTATGCAGAAGTATTGCGTGTGAAAAAGGTGGCCGCCGAACTGGAAGCAGGCAAATCGATCTTCGTGCTTTTTGATGAATTGTTCAGAGGCACCAATGTAAAAGATGCGCATGAAGGAACTGTGGCCATCACAAAAGCATTTGCCGGCAGAACAAACAGCCTGTTCATTATTTCATCGCATATCGTGGAAGCCGGTGATGAGTTGAGCATGAAGAAAAATATCGCCTTTCACTACCTGCCCACCCGTATGAATGGGAACACTCCCCTCTACACCTACACACTGGAGCGAGGCATCACAGATGACCGGCACGGTATGATCATTATCCGTAATGAAGGTATTTTAGAAATACTGGAAAAGGGAAAGAAAGATTTACAAGGGGAGCGACTGGGCACACACTGATTAATTACAACAACTATGAGTTTTAGCATAGACAAACAATCGATTGAAGAGTTGAACCTGATGGGGAAATTCAGGCAGGGTTCCGTGTATTTCCTGTTCAACAAAGTGCAAACCAGGGGAGGAGAACAATTGCTTGACGAATTGTTCAGGCATCCGCTCACAGACGAAAAGATCATCAATCATCGTACTGCTGTGTTTAGCTTTTTTCAGCAGCAGCATCTTGCATTCCCTTTCGATAGCAGTCAGGTGAGTATTATGCGGGAGTATATCGATACAGCCACCGCTCGCAGCAAAGCGGCCAGCTACCTGAATATCCTGTTGCTTAAGATGACGGCAGCCTTAACGAGGAACGAACGGTTCAAAATACTGATCCAGGGTATTCAGGCTTCTATCTCTGTGTTGAAAAGAGCCTATGCTTTTGCCAATGAATTATCTGTTCATGAATCGCCCTTCAAAGAGCGCGCTGTTGCCATCAGGCAGCTACTTGAATCACCCCAACTGGCAGCGCTGATGGATACGGATATTTATAAATCGGTTTCGCTGCAGTCTATCGCAACATTCGACTACCTGCTTCGAAATAAAATGAACCAACAGCTGCAATTGGTGCTGGATTTCATTTTTGAAACAGATGTAAATATTGCCGTGGCTGCTGTTGCCAAAGAGCGTGGCTTCAACTATGCGAAAGCGCTGCCCAAGCAAGACAATCTACTGCGTGCTGTTGAGCTCAGGCATCCCTGTATTGAAAATGCCATCGGCAATACGATCAATATGCATCCCGGCAGTAATGTGATCTTTTTAACCGGCGCCAATATGGCTGGTAAGTCTACCTGGATGAAATCGATCGGTATCAGTGTCTACCTCGCTCATATTGGATTTCCGGTGGCTGCAGCCAGCATGGAGTTTTCTGTGCGCGAAGGACTGTATTCGAGTATCAATGTGGCTGATAATATCGGCCTGGGATACAGCCATTTTTATGCGGAAGTGGTAAGAGTAAAGAATGCGGCGGAAGCCACCAGTACCGGCAGGCACCTGTTGCTGATGTTTGATGAATTATTCAAGGGAACCAATGTGAAAGATGCCTATGATGGAACGCTTGCAGTAACGGAGGCTTTTGCGCAGTACAGGAATTGTTTGTTCATAGTGAGCACACATATCATTGAAGTAGGAGAGACTTTAAAACAGAAAAAGAATATTCAGTTCTGTTTTATGCCAACTATAATGAAGCAGGGAATACCTGCTTACACCTATCAACTAAAAGAGGGTATCACCATAGACCGGCAGGGGATGATGATCATCCGGAATGAAGGCATTCTTGAAATGATCGGATCGTAAATAACAGGTATTCTTTTTTAATCTACCAATCAATTGTAATGAAAATAATTTTTAAGATAGCCAGGGCTGAGTTGAGGCATTTATTCTATTCGCCGATTGCCTGGGTTGTTATTGTTCTTTTTTTTGTGATCACAGGCATGGGATTCGTTTCGAGCTTGAAAGAACTAGCCAGGATCCAGGAAGTTTCCATGGAAAACAGTGCCGGCTTTGAAGGATTTTTTGATGGGCTCACGTTGAAGCTATTCATGTCATCTATCGGAAATGCTTTGTCTTATTTCTACCTGTTCATTCCTTTGCTCACGATGGGAACCATCAGCAGGGAACATAATACAGGTACGATGAAATTGTTGTTCTCCTCGCCACTACGGGTAAGGGAACTGGTACTGGGCAAGTATTTTGGGCTGCTGGTCTTTAATTTTATCTTATTGTGCAGTATCGGATTGTTATTACTTACAGGCGCCCTGAGTATCAAGGACGCCGATTATCCGATCTATCTCTCTTCTTTACTGGGTTTCTTCCTGCTGTCAAATACCTACCTGGCCATTGGTATGTTTATTTCCAGCCTCACACAGTACCAGATCATGGCGGGGATCATTACTTACCTGGTGTTTGCCATACTCGGGATGGCGGATAAATTCGGGCAGCAGTATGACCTGGTGAGAGACCTTACTTATTTTCTGTCTTTGTCCGGAAGAGTTGATTTTATGATCCTGGGGCTGATCACTTCCAGAAATGTTTGTTACTATCTTTTGATCATTGCCATGTTCATCGGTTTTACCATGATCAAACTGCGGAGCTTGCAGGAAAGCAAAAAATGGACAGTGTCATTTACGCGCTATTCTGTACTCTCTGCCATCATCCTTTTTGCCGGTTATTTTACTTCCAGGCCCGGGGCTGTTGCTTACTGGGACGTTACAAGGCATAATGATAATACCATCGACTCCACTACACAAGCAGTATTGAGGGAATTGGATGGCTCTCCCGTAACAGTAACATTATATACAAATCTCCTGGATAAGAAGGTCAGGGAAGGGCTACCCGAAAACAGGAATAAGTATCTATGGGGATTTTGGGAGAACTACCTCCGCTTCTATCCAAATATGAAATTCAGGTTCGAGTATTATTACAAACTGGATGATAACTCCTTCTTTAAGGAGATGTATCCGGGGAGAACAGTAG
This portion of the Pseudobacter ginsenosidimutans genome encodes:
- a CDS encoding RagB/SusD family nutrient uptake outer membrane protein; translation: MKKYKLFSLVIWVCSSVVLFSGCKKYLDIAPPITTITTSEIFENDDQAEWAIAGMYSKMVNGTDGRPNNAANNSFAAGASTIAAGFSADDIVRSFGNDDLFRNRLLMAGNTFTQNIWLSAYKLIYDANGVIEGIQASSSEEFSKTARDQFTGEALALRAFAYFYLVNFFGDVPLPLSTDFNKTASLSRAPVTKVYDQIKTDLVKARSLLTDNFKIGKEEKIRVTKWFAEALLARVYLYTGEYQQAITSASAVIAMSDLFSIEPDLNKVFQKNSTEAILQLKQTNENSSLKNATPEGFLLYHFPNGSGTPPSFYLSEPLLNAFEANDKRKTSWTKQDGAYVSVEKYKTGQWNGVFNAVQTEYYTVMRLAELYLIRAEAQLLFSDANKDLAIADLNELRQRADVDNLPLTLSAGEVKEAIAHERQVELFAEWGHRWFDLKRTGKAAAVLSQISYKTPWYGNYQLLYPIPLNEIKYNNNLVQNPEYTQ
- a CDS encoding ABC transporter ATP-binding protein; the protein is MTTILKVENLSHRYSSAWAIRDINFEIGQHGVIGLLGSNGAGKSTTMNIICGVLNQTEGNVIINGINKKDNPRLAKTQLGFLPQTPPLYTDFTVSEYLTYTADLRFMDKKLIKKAVAEVMDKTGISHFSSRLIKNLSGGYRQRVGIAQAIIHKPKLVIMDEPTNGLDPNQVIEARKLIREIALDHTVLLSSHVLSEINLLCRDIIMIEGGRIVFSDTMDAFNNYAQPKSILAVMDSPPPAAAIQSIQNVTKVEFLSDKQCRIWFTGSSDITQTIIAASMQQDWKLKEISLEKSLLDDVFKQLSGF
- a CDS encoding Gldg family protein; its protein translation is MNIIWKIARAELRNLFYSPIAWLVIVSFYVVIAAVFTLSLDVLTRLQDVTLEVRPGWTGFSMGITRLTMSAQCMQVMNLLYLFIPLLTMGIINREISNGTIKLLYSSPVRSVDIVIGKFLALVVLNTVMLLSLLLFFATSWFAVQFPEIKWHLSMLLGLFLLLNTYAAIGIFLSSLTNYQIVAAVLTFAAFFLLSFIGSWWQQYDFFRDISFALTIAGKAENMIMGLITSRDIFYFILLIILFLGFTVIRLKSTQSTISKASLFARYTGLLVVVTLLGYCTSRSGYIGYLDVTKGQNNTITAPMQEVLKELDGSPVEVTLYTNLFGRGVAEGLPQSRNAYLWGFWEKYKRFYPNISFEYVYYYDIKENDSSLFRRYPGKTIEEIKDVFGELLNIRTSIFRAPEEVRQMIDLSQEDLGTVMEVSYKGKKELMRTFGETDIWPHERSVAGTLKRLTRKEDVRVAYVSGNYERNPYGSYNRDYFVHLNDKGNRAAGINAGFDTDTISILNNEIPAGINLLVIADPKSEYSEAEQERITRYLQEGGNAMLLGEPGKQHILNPLIKSLSIYLEQGTVVTPNAHEMPHILSSKVTSRGAAMSDEWAFWHSRKYKTPVEERVKLVGATTLATMDSTSFRIDTILMERSGENIWLKNGKLVVDSAAPVFAAGDLRKDLYVMAISLSRNINGKEQRIVVAGDGDLFSNERFSSNGSGFSFYSWLLYNQYPLYPNRPDDGDNKFTIKNDSAKMIQYILLYTVPVLLLLTSIILLVRRKRK
- a CDS encoding MutS-related protein, which translates into the protein MFLQTDDQTIEDLRIFGKRDGQGLFDLYNHSHTRGAEAVLKEMFTKPLSDQQEINRRSDIIKSFAGMNICFPFEGALFDMAEKYLIAADEQKKQGTQHSVLSEKEISNGVTALITLVQQIKSFINSKEVIAMESWSKEREAIASFLLDPAFEPVLREQQKGKVSYAAVTAFDLLFRLRERNKIEQLLAQIYQLDVYLSVAKVARERKFVFPKALEKGKSILRLKGVYHPELAKPVSNDFSMDASNNVVFLTGANMAGKSTFLRSVSTAIYVAHIGFPVAAEEMEFSVMDGMYTTINLPDNLGIGASHFYAEVLRVKKVAAELEAGKSIFVLFDELFRGTNVKDAHEGTVAITKAFAGRTNSLFIISSHIVEAGDELSMKKNIAFHYLPTRMNGNTPLYTYTLERGITDDRHGMIIIRNEGILEILEKGKKDLQGERLGTH
- a CDS encoding MutS-related protein, encoding MSFSIDKQSIEELNLMGKFRQGSVYFLFNKVQTRGGEQLLDELFRHPLTDEKIINHRTAVFSFFQQQHLAFPFDSSQVSIMREYIDTATARSKAASYLNILLLKMTAALTRNERFKILIQGIQASISVLKRAYAFANELSVHESPFKERAVAIRQLLESPQLAALMDTDIYKSVSLQSIATFDYLLRNKMNQQLQLVLDFIFETDVNIAVAAVAKERGFNYAKALPKQDNLLRAVELRHPCIENAIGNTINMHPGSNVIFLTGANMAGKSTWMKSIGISVYLAHIGFPVAAASMEFSVREGLYSSINVADNIGLGYSHFYAEVVRVKNAAEATSTGRHLLLMFDELFKGTNVKDAYDGTLAVTEAFAQYRNCLFIVSTHIIEVGETLKQKKNIQFCFMPTIMKQGIPAYTYQLKEGITIDRQGMMIIRNEGILEMIGS